One window of Saprospiraceae bacterium genomic DNA carries:
- a CDS encoding RNA-binding protein yields MNLYVGNLDYGVKEAQLQAMFSEFGEVTSVKIITDKMSGKSKGFAFVEMPNDDEGREAITNLDQKTIKERQISVSEARPPQEKERRPFRPGGGGSGGNGGGNNRDFRRRF; encoded by the coding sequence ATGAATCTTTATGTAGGAAACCTTGACTATGGCGTCAAGGAAGCCCAACTTCAAGCCATGTTTTCAGAATTTGGTGAAGTTACTTCAGTTAAAATCATTACCGACAAGATGTCTGGCAAAAGCAAAGGATTTGCTTTTGTTGAGATGCCTAACGATGATGAAGGTCGAGAAGCGATTACAAATCTCGATCAAAAAACCATTAAAGAGCGTCAGATCTCCGTATCTGAAGCTAGACCACCACAAGAAAAAGAAAGACGTCCATTCCGCCCAGGTGGTGGTGGTAGCGGCGGCAACGGTGGTGGAAACAACCGTGATTTTCGCAGAAGATTTTAA
- a CDS encoding DEAD/DEAH box helicase, which translates to MSAFQQLGIEAQLLQAITDLEYTTPTEIQEKAIPVLLDQEHDLIALAQTGTGKTAAFGLPILQNIQLDKPFTQALVIAPTRELCLQITSDLNKFARHLRGVRILAVYGGSSISAQIKELRQTVHIVVATPGRLMDLMERQSVKINQVKIVILDEADEMLNMGFREDMESILAHTPAEKKTALFSATMSPEIREIAGRFLHHPKELVAGKKNLMQPNITHQYAVVQAKDKVVALKRIVDFHSDFYGIVFCNTKIETQQISDILLKDGYAADCLHGDLEQRQRDKVMSKFRHKSVKVLFATDVAARGIDVKNLTHIIHFHLPDDIENYTHRSGRTARAGQKGFSIVLLHIKEAYKLHRIERMANLKFERYTIPRAEEVYQARIVNFIEQITNDVDETKLIPFKNEWVWPLMQMDKEKLVEIILHSEMKKFNSNYLSMPDINVEEKLSSGSSHHDRSGDSRGRGGSRRRTESSAPSKKSNNVRLHINLGRKDNLKYDEIREEIFKLTKISGRVIRDIDMKNTYSYFMTDPESSTKLLHCKNLKYKGREIQIKKPD; encoded by the coding sequence ATGTCAGCATTTCAGCAATTAGGTATTGAGGCGCAGTTGCTTCAAGCCATTACAGATTTAGAGTATACAACTCCAACCGAAATCCAGGAAAAAGCAATTCCGGTTTTATTAGATCAGGAACATGATTTAATAGCATTAGCTCAAACCGGTACCGGCAAAACTGCCGCTTTTGGACTCCCAATTTTACAAAATATTCAACTGGATAAACCATTTACCCAGGCATTGGTCATCGCACCTACCAGAGAGTTGTGTCTCCAAATCACATCAGACCTTAACAAGTTTGCACGCCATTTAAGAGGTGTACGCATCCTGGCTGTTTATGGTGGGAGCAGTATTTCTGCTCAAATTAAAGAATTACGTCAAACGGTTCATATCGTTGTGGCTACACCGGGTCGACTCATGGACTTAATGGAACGTCAAAGCGTCAAGATTAACCAGGTAAAAATTGTAATTCTTGATGAAGCCGATGAAATGCTTAATATGGGTTTCCGGGAAGACATGGAATCCATTTTAGCACACACTCCGGCTGAAAAGAAAACAGCTTTGTTTTCTGCAACCATGTCGCCAGAAATTCGAGAAATAGCGGGTCGGTTTTTACATCACCCAAAAGAATTGGTTGCTGGGAAGAAAAACCTGATGCAGCCAAATATTACCCATCAATATGCAGTCGTACAAGCAAAAGATAAAGTCGTTGCACTCAAACGAATTGTAGATTTTCATTCTGACTTTTATGGCATTGTATTTTGTAATACAAAAATTGAAACACAACAGATAAGTGACATCCTGTTGAAAGATGGCTATGCCGCAGATTGCCTTCATGGCGATCTTGAACAGCGCCAACGGGATAAAGTCATGAGTAAATTCAGACATAAATCAGTAAAAGTTTTATTTGCAACTGATGTAGCTGCCCGAGGTATCGATGTTAAAAATTTAACTCACATCATTCACTTTCATCTTCCGGATGATATTGAAAACTATACACATCGAAGTGGTCGTACGGCACGTGCTGGCCAGAAAGGTTTTTCAATTGTACTGTTGCACATTAAAGAAGCCTATAAATTACACCGGATTGAACGGATGGCCAATTTAAAATTTGAGCGCTATACCATTCCACGTGCAGAAGAAGTTTATCAGGCAAGGATTGTGAATTTTATCGAACAAATCACAAACGATGTCGATGAAACTAAATTAATACCTTTTAAGAATGAATGGGTTTGGCCTTTAATGCAAATGGATAAAGAAAAATTGGTTGAAATTATTTTACATTCTGAAATGAAAAAATTTAATTCCAATTATCTTTCCATGCCGGATATTAATGTAGAAGAAAAATTGAGTTCCGGTAGCAGCCATCATGACAGATCCGGAGACAGTCGCGGTCGAGGTGGATCCAGAAGACGTACTGAATCTTCAGCTCCATCTAAAAAATCAAATAATGTGCGATTGCATATTAATCTCGGTCGCAAAGACAATTTAAAATATGATGAAATACGTGAGGAAATATTTAAATTGACTAAAATCAGTGGACGCGTAATCAGGGATATTGATATGAAAAATACCTATTCCTATTTTATGACCGATCCTGAATCCTCTACCAAGTTGTTGCATTGTAAAAATTTAAAATACAAAGGCCGGGAAATTCAAATTAAAAAACCCGATTAA
- the rseP gene encoding RIP metalloprotease RseP produces MDILIKISQLLLSLTILVVIHECGHFFPARWFKTRVEKFYLFFNPWFSLFKKKIGETEYGIGWLPLGGYVKIAGMVDESFDLEQLQSEPKAWEFRSKPAWQRLIIMVGGVTVNFIFGFLVFAILIWKDGIQYVPTKEMKYGIAVDSLAYTMGFRDGDQITKIGSVAIDRFDRGTLLKTLIFEESHQVEIIRDGQSQHISVDPKYISLLTKPDFKSLDLWTIRLPAQVAIVADGSPAKQQGILAGDEIISVNNESTLYIQDVTKRIKGKINTPFEIQLKRGMDTLAINITTNDKGMLGVQWESIDKFIKVETENYSFLAALPAGVTRGVDILTTQLKAFKQMFAGTIKAKDSLGGFASITKMFPATWDWNAFWAMTAVLSIILAFMNLLPIPALDGGYVVFLLIEVVTGKKVPDKIVEKATMIGFFLLMALMLYANGLDVVRGFSK; encoded by the coding sequence ATGGACATCTTAATTAAAATTAGTCAGCTTTTACTTAGCTTAACCATTCTGGTAGTTATCCATGAATGCGGTCACTTCTTTCCAGCCAGATGGTTTAAAACACGGGTGGAGAAATTTTACCTTTTCTTTAACCCCTGGTTTTCTCTTTTTAAGAAAAAAATTGGCGAAACAGAATACGGAATCGGTTGGCTCCCTTTAGGTGGTTATGTTAAAATTGCAGGAATGGTCGATGAAAGTTTTGACCTCGAACAATTACAATCGGAACCTAAAGCATGGGAGTTTCGTTCAAAACCAGCCTGGCAACGACTGATCATAATGGTTGGTGGCGTTACGGTTAATTTTATATTTGGGTTTTTAGTATTTGCAATTTTAATTTGGAAAGATGGCATTCAATACGTGCCAACTAAAGAAATGAAATACGGCATTGCCGTTGATAGTTTGGCATATACCATGGGATTCAGGGATGGTGATCAAATAACTAAAATTGGATCGGTTGCTATCGATCGATTTGATCGAGGAACGCTTCTAAAAACACTTATTTTTGAAGAATCCCATCAAGTTGAAATCATTCGAGATGGACAATCTCAACATATTTCAGTTGATCCAAAATACATCAGCTTGTTGACTAAACCTGATTTTAAAAGTCTGGATTTATGGACAATTCGTTTACCAGCCCAGGTTGCAATCGTCGCTGACGGCAGCCCTGCTAAACAACAAGGAATTTTAGCGGGTGATGAAATTATTTCAGTAAATAATGAATCCACCCTGTACATTCAGGATGTTACAAAACGGATAAAAGGAAAAATCAACACGCCATTTGAAATTCAATTAAAACGTGGCATGGATACACTGGCTATTAACATTACTACCAATGATAAAGGAATGTTAGGTGTACAATGGGAGTCCATCGATAAATTTATTAAAGTAGAAACTGAAAATTATAGTTTTCTAGCTGCACTTCCTGCAGGAGTGACCAGAGGGGTTGATATATTAACTACCCAGTTGAAAGCATTCAAACAAATGTTTGCAGGAACTATAAAAGCAAAAGACTCTTTAGGAGGATTTGCATCCATTACAAAAATGTTTCCGGCAACTTGGGATTGGAATGCATTTTGGGCAATGACAGCTGTCTTATCTATTATTTTAGCATTTATGAATTTGTTGCCAATTCCGGCATTAGATGGCGGCTATGTTGTATTCTTATTAATCGAAGTGGTTACTGGCAAAAAAGTACCAGATAAAATTGTGGAAAAAGCAACGATGATTGGCTTCTTCCTACTAATGGCTTTAATGTTGTATGCCAACGGATTGGATGTAGTCAGAGGATTTAGTAAATAA
- a CDS encoding O-antigen ligase family protein — translation MQPTEYRISFLEFSLYIYILLCGFQNILHLPLLEEKLQVSDLWFLVILFQLEYSWKTFHLVFTKLSSFKFIRIYGVLLIAFLSINFISCLINFSTGGLLDCIGKLYLVSMHIVFIACCVVLNSSNPQVRIFRAFIHLAVIISVIGLIGWILSICGIENLTTEIYKGYPYFGDAHRIRAFSPTASFYISIVSIGIASALYEFIFLSKRNVYGFLALLMSLVAVLCFTKSFLFILLIWILFFLFKIQATFKYMLFITVVFLAAHLAATHFLFISKNQFNNSSLLNGPFASGEILYKSNEFAIAASSYYQLKKTSWKIFATNPWWGIGPGNFNHEIANLKMQGNYPVQLSNYDPHSTILGALAETGLFGFLILIVMVIFYLNCLSWYQIKKDPITFLLLVLVLIIGAEGLSMDVLNFRHYWIVLSLVIWNRIK, via the coding sequence ATGCAACCAACTGAATATCGAATTTCTTTTCTTGAATTCAGTTTATACATTTATATTTTACTTTGTGGATTTCAAAATATCTTGCATCTTCCATTATTGGAAGAAAAATTGCAAGTTTCTGATTTGTGGTTTTTAGTCATTTTGTTCCAACTTGAATATTCCTGGAAAACATTTCATCTCGTTTTTACTAAATTAAGTTCATTTAAATTTATAAGGATTTATGGCGTTCTGTTAATAGCTTTTCTCAGTATTAACTTCATTTCTTGTTTGATAAATTTTTCTACAGGAGGCTTGTTGGACTGTATTGGTAAACTGTATTTGGTATCAATGCATATTGTATTCATCGCTTGCTGTGTGGTTCTCAATTCGTCAAATCCACAAGTAAGAATCTTCCGGGCTTTTATTCATTTAGCTGTGATTATTTCTGTCATTGGACTTATAGGTTGGATTCTAAGTATTTGCGGAATCGAAAATCTGACCACAGAAATCTACAAGGGATATCCATATTTTGGAGATGCCCATCGAATAAGAGCATTCAGCCCGACAGCTTCATTTTACATCTCAATTGTAAGCATTGGCATTGCATCAGCGCTTTATGAATTTATATTTCTGTCAAAAAGAAACGTATATGGATTCCTGGCATTGTTGATGAGCTTAGTAGCCGTATTATGCTTTACAAAATCCTTTTTGTTTATTCTTTTGATTTGGATACTTTTCTTTCTGTTTAAAATACAGGCCACTTTTAAATACATGCTCTTCATTACAGTTGTGTTTTTAGCTGCGCACTTAGCAGCTACTCATTTTTTATTTATATCAAAAAATCAATTTAATAATTCAAGCCTCCTCAATGGGCCCTTTGCTTCTGGAGAAATACTGTATAAATCCAATGAATTTGCAATTGCGGCAAGTTCCTATTATCAATTAAAAAAGACAAGCTGGAAAATTTTTGCAACAAATCCATGGTGGGGGATTGGACCTGGTAATTTCAATCATGAAATTGCCAATTTAAAAATGCAAGGAAATTACCCGGTGCAACTATCAAATTATGATCCGCATTCTACGATATTGGGTGCTTTGGCAGAGACAGGTTTGTTTGGTTTCTTGATTCTGATAGTAATGGTTATTTTTTATTTAAACTGTTTGAGTTGGTATCAAATAAAGAAAGATCCGATTACTTTTTTATTACTCGTGTTGGTATTGATAATTGGTGCAGAGGGACTCTCTATGGATGTTTTGAACTTCCGGCACTATTGGATTGTATTATCTCTGGTAATTTGGAATCGTATAAAATGA
- a CDS encoding iron-sulfur cluster assembly accessory protein: protein MIYLGASAKEKIEQLRKEAGIGLDHFIRVSVTSGGCSGLSYNMDFDNAPQPNDQVFEDNGEKIVTDLKSFLYLFNSTLEFSGGLQGKGFYFENPNASRTCGCGESFAV, encoded by the coding sequence ATGATTTATCTTGGAGCATCTGCTAAAGAAAAAATTGAACAATTACGCAAAGAAGCGGGAATTGGATTGGATCATTTCATACGTGTTTCGGTTACAAGTGGGGGTTGTAGCGGATTAAGCTATAATATGGATTTTGATAATGCCCCCCAACCAAATGACCAGGTTTTTGAAGACAATGGTGAAAAAATTGTGACCGACCTAAAATCATTCTTGTATTTATTTAATTCTACTTTGGAATTTTCAGGAGGGCTTCAAGGTAAAGGCTTTTATTTCGAAAATCCAAATGCATCACGTACTTGTGGATGTGGCGAAAGTTTCGCTGTCTAA
- the iscU gene encoding Fe-S cluster assembly scaffold IscU, translated as MAYSEKVLDHFKNPKNVGTLDKADLNVGTGLVGAPECGDVMRLQIKVNPESGLIEDAKFKTFGCGSAIASSSLATEWLKGKSLNEAMEIDNMAIVEELALPPVKIHCSVLAEDAIKSAIKDYKEKNTVPVV; from the coding sequence ATGGCTTACTCAGAAAAAGTGCTTGATCATTTTAAAAATCCAAAAAATGTTGGAACATTAGATAAAGCAGATCTAAATGTTGGAACAGGATTGGTTGGCGCGCCAGAATGTGGTGATGTCATGCGTTTGCAAATTAAAGTAAATCCTGAATCAGGACTTATTGAAGATGCAAAATTTAAAACCTTTGGTTGCGGTTCTGCAATTGCTTCTTCTTCATTGGCAACTGAATGGCTTAAAGGAAAATCCTTAAATGAAGCTATGGAAATAGACAATATGGCCATCGTAGAAGAACTTGCCTTGCCTCCGGTTAAAATCCATTGTTCGGTATTGGCTGAGGATGCAATCAAAAGTGCTATTAAAGATTATAAAGAAAAGAATACCGTGCCTGTTGTATGA
- a CDS encoding IscS subfamily cysteine desulfurase, translating into MSLHKVYLDNNATTPCDPRVVDAMLPYFYEHPGNAASRSHPFGWEAEAAVDIARQQIADLIGADEKEIIFTSGATEADNLAIKGVFEMYARKGKHIITCKTEHKAVLDTCKALEKRGAEISYLEVASDGLINLQELESLIRPDTILVSIMWANNETGVIQPMREIGEICARKGVLFMSDATQAVGKIPVNPRENGVHLMAFTAHKMYGPKGVGALYVSRKDPRVKVTAQMDGGGHERGMRSGTLNVPGIVGFGKAAAIAKLEMQQDAERLSKLRDKLESRLKSEMEEVYINGNVLHRMPHVTNMSFKHVEGEGLMMTFNQDIALSSGSACTSASLEPSYVLVALGLGDDLAHSSLRFSLGRFTSEADIDFAIEAIKKGVNHMRDLSPIWEMYKEGIDLTKIEWSAH; encoded by the coding sequence ATGTCTTTACACAAAGTTTATCTGGACAATAATGCAACCACTCCTTGTGACCCAAGGGTTGTGGATGCGATGTTGCCTTATTTCTATGAACATCCTGGAAATGCAGCCAGTAGGAGTCATCCCTTTGGATGGGAGGCTGAGGCAGCTGTTGACATCGCCCGTCAACAAATTGCTGATTTAATTGGTGCAGATGAGAAAGAAATCATATTCACTTCTGGAGCAACTGAGGCTGATAATCTGGCAATCAAAGGTGTTTTTGAAATGTATGCCCGTAAAGGCAAACATATTATAACTTGTAAAACAGAACATAAAGCGGTTTTAGATACCTGCAAAGCCCTTGAAAAAAGAGGTGCTGAAATCAGTTATTTAGAGGTAGCCTCTGACGGTTTAATTAATTTACAGGAACTGGAATCATTGATTCGTCCAGACACAATTTTGGTTTCAATTATGTGGGCTAACAATGAAACAGGAGTGATACAACCTATGCGCGAAATAGGTGAAATCTGTGCCCGCAAAGGGGTGTTATTTATGTCAGATGCAACCCAAGCCGTTGGTAAAATCCCCGTAAATCCACGGGAAAATGGAGTTCATCTGATGGCGTTCACAGCTCATAAAATGTATGGTCCAAAAGGAGTTGGTGCTTTGTATGTGAGTCGAAAAGATCCTCGTGTAAAAGTTACCGCACAAATGGATGGTGGAGGTCATGAAAGAGGGATGAGAAGCGGAACTTTAAATGTACCTGGCATTGTTGGATTTGGTAAAGCAGCAGCTATTGCTAAACTAGAAATGCAACAAGATGCCGAGCGTCTGTCTAAATTACGGGACAAATTGGAAAGTCGATTAAAATCTGAAATGGAGGAAGTCTATATTAATGGAAATGTACTTCACCGCATGCCGCATGTTACCAATATGTCTTTTAAACACGTTGAAGGAGAAGGATTAATGATGACCTTTAATCAGGATATTGCTTTGTCTTCAGGATCAGCATGTACTTCTGCTTCTTTAGAGCCAAGTTATGTTTTGGTTGCTTTAGGATTAGGAGATGATTTAGCACATTCTTCGCTTCGGTTTTCCTTAGGTCGTTTTACCTCCGAAGCAGATATTGACTTTGCCATTGAGGCAATTAAAAAGGGAGTAAATCATATGCGCGATCTTTCTCCCATATGGGAAATGTATAAAGAAGGAATCGATTTAACAAAAATTGAATGGAGCGCGCATTGA
- the meaB gene encoding methylmalonyl Co-A mutase-associated GTPase MeaB: protein MYTPETITSWMASIRSGDRNALSRAITLIESQLPEDRIIATQLIHQMGSLNSNSFRIGITGPPGAGKSTLIETLGLHLIRQNYKVAVLSIDPSSALTKGSILGDKTRMQNLAIEANAFIRPSPTGNQFGGVARHTRESIWLCEAAGFDYILVETAGIGQSEYLVSTVTDLTLLISLPGSGDDLQGIKKGILEWSDIIVLNKADDDKDIRLISSYKDLLAASQFTQSRYPGWDRKILKISALHNKGIDNLVQEIEKFKLYIEENQAIKASRQQQMVDYFNQNLKEKLWETLEQNPELSAFLIQTKKNILHREISPEEATDISLAFIFALFNKK from the coding sequence TTGTATACTCCGGAAACTATTACATCCTGGATGGCTTCGATTCGCAGTGGAGACCGAAATGCCTTATCAAGAGCAATAACCCTTATTGAAAGTCAGCTTCCGGAAGATCGAATCATTGCCACTCAATTGATCCATCAAATGGGTTCATTGAATTCAAATTCGTTTCGAATTGGGATTACAGGACCTCCAGGTGCCGGGAAATCAACCTTGATTGAAACGCTCGGACTGCATTTAATCCGACAAAATTATAAAGTAGCTGTTTTGAGCATTGACCCGAGTTCGGCGCTTACTAAAGGGAGTATCCTGGGCGACAAGACCCGTATGCAAAATCTTGCAATAGAGGCCAATGCCTTTATACGTCCCAGTCCGACAGGAAATCAATTTGGAGGTGTGGCCCGGCATACCCGCGAAAGTATATGGCTTTGTGAAGCTGCCGGATTTGATTACATCCTGGTTGAAACCGCTGGAATTGGTCAATCAGAATACCTCGTTTCCACCGTGACGGATCTGACCCTTTTAATTAGTCTGCCTGGATCAGGAGATGATTTGCAAGGAATCAAAAAGGGAATTTTAGAATGGTCCGATATCATTGTATTAAATAAAGCAGACGATGATAAAGACATTCGCCTGATTTCCAGTTATAAAGATTTGCTAGCGGCATCCCAATTTACACAAAGCAGATATCCTGGATGGGATCGAAAAATATTGAAAATCAGTGCACTGCATAACAAAGGAATAGATAATCTGGTACAGGAAATAGAAAAATTTAAACTGTATATTGAAGAAAATCAAGCTATTAAAGCTTCCAGGCAGCAACAAATGGTTGATTATTTTAATCAAAATCTCAAAGAGAAATTATGGGAAACCCTGGAACAAAATCCGGAACTAAGTGCATTTCTAATTCAAACTAAAAAAAACATCCTTCATCGTGAAATTAGTCCAGAAGAGGCAACAGATATCAGCTTAGCGTTTATTTTTGCGCTCTTTAATAAGAAGTAG
- a CDS encoding M23 family metallopeptidase, producing the protein MKKGIWVFIWLCFSFKIDYASYPDVNTIPSVFKLVAPVRHQLSITGSFGELRNNHFHGGIDIRSSHGPQGDDILAAADGYVSKIMIEPDNLGKSLYISHPNGLMTVYAHLHDFRKDLSDFIKSKQYELKSYQQDLHFDPDDFPVKAGDLVAYMGNTGASRGKHLHFEVRNATGDEVWDPLHFGLPLEDNIAPVIRRVKIYGYDDAGQETSSKVLTKTQLTNAKNAIEVAGDVFSVSMDAFDRSNKSWNTTGIKSIQLYIDGGLFYHFSADKWKRDDTKYINAHIDFNAKAKARGQFHRCFLLSGNKMNTYLTVQNDGFFYMADSLQHEVRLVTGDAQGNESEIEFKIVKRPFKTPIKKMELADWIYHDQSKLFQNEFARISYPAGSVYEDLNCKLCTNTNPSRLAFTEWTGLRPANAPVHLAAEIRLKATKEIPLHLRNKCFIAIQKGKSVQSIGGSWEGDLLVSRARSLGPFSIMVDTTAPKLSLLVSKKRKGVLKNQLVFRMFDNISTSREVPAIRYDLKIDGQWVLMEYDKKSNSIRHNFENWLGKGKHAYEISVSDYLGNAKTYSGTFVRS; encoded by the coding sequence ATGAAAAAAGGTATTTGGGTTTTCATCTGGCTTTGCTTTTCCTTTAAAATTGATTATGCCAGCTATCCAGATGTAAACACCATACCTTCCGTATTTAAATTGGTCGCTCCGGTGCGTCATCAACTTTCAATCACCGGTAGTTTTGGTGAACTACGAAACAATCACTTTCATGGTGGCATCGATATTAGATCTTCACATGGTCCACAAGGTGATGATATCCTGGCTGCTGCAGATGGGTATGTTTCCAAAATAATGATTGAACCCGACAACCTTGGTAAAAGTCTGTACATCTCGCATCCCAATGGATTGATGACAGTTTATGCTCATTTACATGATTTTAGAAAAGATTTGAGTGATTTTATAAAGTCAAAACAATATGAGCTCAAATCCTATCAACAAGATCTTCATTTTGATCCGGATGATTTTCCTGTAAAAGCAGGTGATTTGGTTGCTTATATGGGAAATACAGGAGCCAGCCGAGGAAAACATTTACACTTTGAGGTACGAAATGCAACTGGTGATGAGGTTTGGGACCCCTTGCATTTTGGATTACCTCTTGAAGACAATATTGCACCGGTAATCCGACGTGTAAAAATTTATGGTTATGATGATGCTGGTCAGGAAACATCGTCAAAAGTTTTAACTAAAACCCAATTAACAAATGCGAAGAATGCAATAGAAGTTGCAGGTGATGTGTTTTCAGTTAGCATGGATGCGTTCGACCGTTCTAATAAATCCTGGAATACCACGGGAATCAAATCCATTCAGTTATATATTGATGGCGGACTTTTTTATCATTTTAGTGCAGACAAGTGGAAGCGTGATGATACCAAATATATCAATGCGCATATAGATTTTAATGCAAAAGCAAAGGCCAGAGGACAATTTCATCGCTGTTTTTTATTGTCTGGAAATAAAATGAATACCTATCTCACTGTTCAAAATGATGGATTCTTTTACATGGCAGATAGCTTACAACATGAGGTTAGACTGGTAACAGGAGATGCACAGGGAAATGAAAGTGAAATTGAATTTAAAATTGTGAAACGTCCATTTAAAACACCTATAAAAAAAATGGAACTGGCTGATTGGATTTATCATGATCAATCTAAATTGTTTCAAAATGAATTTGCCAGAATTTCTTACCCTGCAGGTTCTGTTTACGAAGATTTAAATTGCAAATTATGTACGAATACAAATCCGTCCCGTTTAGCTTTTACTGAATGGACAGGATTGCGTCCGGCAAATGCTCCAGTTCATCTAGCTGCTGAAATTCGTTTAAAAGCTACGAAAGAGATTCCATTGCATCTGCGAAACAAATGTTTCATTGCAATTCAAAAAGGTAAATCTGTTCAATCAATAGGTGGAAGCTGGGAAGGCGATCTATTAGTTAGTCGTGCAAGATCCTTAGGACCCTTTTCGATCATGGTGGATACCACCGCCCCCAAATTGAGTTTATTGGTCAGTAAAAAGCGAAAAGGAGTTTTAAAAAATCAATTGGTTTTTCGAATGTTTGACAACATTTCAACCAGTCGTGAAGTCCCAGCAATTCGTTACGATTTAAAAATTGATGGTCAATGGGTATTGATGGAATATGATAAAAAATCTAATTCCATCCGTCACAACTTTGAAAACTGGTTAGGAAAAGGTAAACACGCTTATGAAATCAGTGTTAGTGATTACCTTGGGAATGCAAAAACATACTCGGGTACTTTTGTTCGAAGTTAA
- the bcp gene encoding thioredoxin-dependent thiol peroxidase, giving the protein MNQSDYKPHFKLQIGDNAPDFKSKIQNGSTIQLKHIKADWIILFFYPQDNTPTCTKEACNLRDNFDEIKLAGAALFGISPDSEAKHQKFISKFDLPYDLIVDTDHRIASAYDVWGTKKFMGIVYDGIHRTTYILNKHHKIHKIIYPVDSAIHHQQILESINS; this is encoded by the coding sequence ATGAATCAATCAGATTACAAGCCTCATTTTAAATTACAAATTGGGGATAATGCTCCCGATTTTAAATCCAAAATACAGAATGGGAGTACCATCCAATTAAAGCATATTAAAGCAGATTGGATCATATTATTTTTCTACCCGCAGGACAATACACCTACCTGTACCAAAGAAGCTTGTAACTTACGGGATAACTTTGACGAAATAAAATTAGCAGGTGCTGCATTATTTGGTATAAGCCCCGACTCTGAAGCGAAACATCAAAAATTTATTTCAAAGTTTGATTTACCCTACGATCTTATTGTTGACACAGATCATCGGATTGCAAGTGCCTATGATGTTTGGGGTACTAAAAAATTCATGGGAATTGTTTACGATGGGATTCATCGCACAACGTACATTTTAAACAAACATCATAAAATTCATAAGATTATATATCCTGTTGATTCCGCTATTCACCACCAACAAATTCTAGAATCTATAAATTCATAA